The Clupea harengus chromosome 26, Ch_v2.0.2, whole genome shotgun sequence genome has a segment encoding these proteins:
- the LOC105910168 gene encoding heme oxygenase-like produces MPGEGSIHAEAAEMHVADSDLSELIKAATKDSHTRAENTELMRSYVRGQVSPSQYKLLLCSLYEIYSALEEQLDRNASHAAVAPIYFPQELARLETLQKDLEHFYGESWRQRIIVPAATLRYAQRLREIGEKHPEQLVAHAYTRYLGDLSGGQVLGRITQKSLGLKGGEGLSFFSFPAVSSPGLFKQLYRGRMNSIELTQEQRQGVLQEAITAFEFNIEVFDDIQEMLSITEPEPELRQRHSKHSHTRLLQDDKMAAQELQISSPWLSAIPLIRMVLGVCVALAVGMGIYAF; encoded by the exons ATGCCTGGAGAGGGGAGCATTCATGCGGAGGCTGCCGAGATGCACGTGGCTGACAG tgatctTTCGGAACTGATAAAGGCAGCGACAAAGGACAGCCACACCAGAGCGGAGAACACTGAGTTGATGCGGAGCTACGTGAGGGGGCAGGTCTCCCCATCCCAGTACAAG TTGCTCCTGTGTTCCCTGTATGAGATCTACAGCGCCTTGGAGGAGCAGCTGGACAGGAACGCGTCCCACGCTGCCGTCGCCCCCATCTACTTCCCCCAGGAGCTGGCCAGGCTGGAGACACTGCAGAAGGACCTGGAGCACTTCTATGGAGAGAGCTGGCGCCAGAGGATCATCGTACCCGCCGCCACACTCAGATATGcacagaggctgagagag attgGGGAGAAGCACCCTGAACAGCTGGTTGCCCACGCCTACACTCGTTACCTCGGAGACCTTTCGGGAGGGCAGGTGCTGGGGCGCATAACCCAGAAGTCCCTGGGCCTGAAGGGCGGCGAGGGTCTGTCGTTCTTCTCGTTCCCGGCCGTGAGCAGCCCCGGCCTCTTCAAGCAGCTGTACAGGGGCCGCATGAACAGCATCGAGCTGACCCAGGAACAGCGCCAGGGGGTGCTGCAGGAGGCCATCACAGCCTTCGAGTTCAACATAGAG GTGTTTGATGATATTCAGGAGATGCTGAGCATCACAGAGCCGGAGCCGGAACTGAGACAGAGGCACAGTAAACACAGCCACACGCGACTTTTACAAG ATGATAAGATGGCGGCCCAGGAGCTTCAAATCTCCTCGCCCTGGCTCTCTGCCATCCCGCTCATCAGAATGGTCCTGGGTGTCTGCGTCGCCCTGGCTGTCGGAATGGGCATCTATGCATTTTAA